A stretch of Xenopus laevis strain J_2021 chromosome 8S, Xenopus_laevis_v10.1, whole genome shotgun sequence DNA encodes these proteins:
- the slc25a29.S gene encoding mitochondrial basic amino acids transporter isoform X1, whose protein sequence is MALDFFAGCAGGAAGVLVGHPFDTVKVRLQVQSVSNPKYRGTIHCFQSIIKQESTLGLYKGVGSPMMGLTFINALVFGVQGNTIRYLSKDTPLNQFLAGAAAGSIQCVICCPMELAKTRLQLQGTGEYKSKSKNYKNSLDCLVKIYRKEGLRGINRGMVTTFLRETPSFGFYFLTYDYLTRYIGCEINDKFIIPKLLFAGGMSGIVSWLSTYPIDVIKSRLQADGIGGVNHYNGIMDCVRKSYKEEGWRVFSRGLTSTLLRAFPVNAATFATVTMFLMYMRGENDLPECEAGPAIQQPNSM, encoded by the exons ATGGCGTTGGATTTCTTTGCAGGATGCGCAGGAG GTGCAGCTGGTGTGCTAGTTGGACATCCATTTGATACCGTTAAG GTGCGTCTTCAAGTCCAGAGTGTATCAAATCCCAAGTATCGTGGGACCATTCACTGCTTCCAGTCTATTATCAAGCAAGAAAGT actcTGGGACTCTACAAAGGAGTTGGATCACCCATGATGGGACTTACATTTATCAATGCCCTTGTGTTCGGTGTTCAAGGAAACACTATAAGATATTTAAGCAAAGACACTCCATTAAACCAGTTTCTTGCTGGTGCAGCCGCTGGCTCCATTCAGTGCGTCATCTGTTGCCCCATGGAATTAGCAAAAACAAGACTGCAACTTCAGGGAACAGGGGAATACAAATCCAAGTCGAAAAATTACAAAAACTCTCTGGACTGTCTGGTAAAAATCTACCGCAAGGAAGGTCTACGAGGCATTAATAGAGGGATGGTAACCACCTTCCTTAGGGAGACCCCAAGTTTTGGATTTTACTTCTTGACATATGATTATCTAACGAGGTATATTGGATGTGAAATCAATGACAAGTTCATCATTCCAAAGCTTCTGTTTGCTGGAGGAATGTCTGGGATCGTATCATGGCTCTCCACCTACCCCATCGACGTGATCAAGTCAAGGCTTCAGGCAGACGGCATTGGAGGAGTGAATCATTACAATGGGATTATGGACTGTGTACGAAAGAGTTACAAAGAGGAAGGCTGGAGAGTGTTTTCAAGAGGCCTCACCTCTACTTTACTCCGGGCCTTCCCAGTTAATGCAGCTACATTTGCTACAGTCACCATGTTCCTTATGTACATGAGAGGAGAAAATGACCTACCTGAATGTGAGGCTGGTCCAGCCATCCAGCAACCCAATAGCATGTGA
- the slc25a29.S gene encoding mitochondrial basic amino acids transporter isoform X2 — translation MESYLRVRLQVQSVSNPKYRGTIHCFQSIIKQESTLGLYKGVGSPMMGLTFINALVFGVQGNTIRYLSKDTPLNQFLAGAAAGSIQCVICCPMELAKTRLQLQGTGEYKSKSKNYKNSLDCLVKIYRKEGLRGINRGMVTTFLRETPSFGFYFLTYDYLTRYIGCEINDKFIIPKLLFAGGMSGIVSWLSTYPIDVIKSRLQADGIGGVNHYNGIMDCVRKSYKEEGWRVFSRGLTSTLLRAFPVNAATFATVTMFLMYMRGENDLPECEAGPAIQQPNSM, via the exons ATGGAGAGTTACCTCCGA GTGCGTCTTCAAGTCCAGAGTGTATCAAATCCCAAGTATCGTGGGACCATTCACTGCTTCCAGTCTATTATCAAGCAAGAAAGT actcTGGGACTCTACAAAGGAGTTGGATCACCCATGATGGGACTTACATTTATCAATGCCCTTGTGTTCGGTGTTCAAGGAAACACTATAAGATATTTAAGCAAAGACACTCCATTAAACCAGTTTCTTGCTGGTGCAGCCGCTGGCTCCATTCAGTGCGTCATCTGTTGCCCCATGGAATTAGCAAAAACAAGACTGCAACTTCAGGGAACAGGGGAATACAAATCCAAGTCGAAAAATTACAAAAACTCTCTGGACTGTCTGGTAAAAATCTACCGCAAGGAAGGTCTACGAGGCATTAATAGAGGGATGGTAACCACCTTCCTTAGGGAGACCCCAAGTTTTGGATTTTACTTCTTGACATATGATTATCTAACGAGGTATATTGGATGTGAAATCAATGACAAGTTCATCATTCCAAAGCTTCTGTTTGCTGGAGGAATGTCTGGGATCGTATCATGGCTCTCCACCTACCCCATCGACGTGATCAAGTCAAGGCTTCAGGCAGACGGCATTGGAGGAGTGAATCATTACAATGGGATTATGGACTGTGTACGAAAGAGTTACAAAGAGGAAGGCTGGAGAGTGTTTTCAAGAGGCCTCACCTCTACTTTACTCCGGGCCTTCCCAGTTAATGCAGCTACATTTGCTACAGTCACCATGTTCCTTATGTACATGAGAGGAGAAAATGACCTACCTGAATGTGAGGCTGGTCCAGCCATCCAGCAACCCAATAGCATGTGA